TAAGCTCCCCCATACCACCGCGGGTGCCGCCCGATCGGGCGCCGACCCGGTGCCCGACCTGATGCTCCGGGGTTTCCTCAGGGTTCCCGGAGGTCGTCACGACTCCCGGGGAACCTGTTGGGTGAGCCATACATGAATTCCGACGAGGAAGGCACGGCCGTCGCACGTGAGGGACACACGAGAGAGCCGGCTGCTCCTGGTGCTGCTGATCGCCATCGCGTTCGCCTTGATCACGGTGGACATCCGCGGGGGTGAGGACTCCCCGGTCGACGGTGCCCGCCGTGGCGCCGCCACGGTCTTCGGCCCGATCGAGGACGGGGTGTCGACCGCCGTCGACCCCGTCGGCAACGCGATCCAGGCCGTGAAGGACTCCGGTGACCGCCACGACCGCGTCACGCGACTGGAGCGCGACAACGCCGAGTTGAAGGCGAAACTGGGCAGCGACGACCGCAACCGCAGCCGCAGCGCGCAACTCGACAAGATGCTCAAGACGGCGGGCGCCGGGCAGTACGGCATCAAGGGCGCCGAGGTCATCGCCATAGGAGCGGCCCAGGGCTTCTCCTGGACCGTCACCATCGACGTCGGCGCGAACGACGGCATCAAGCGCGACATGACCGTCCTGAACGGAGACGGACTGGTCGGACGCGTCACCACGGTCGGCCCCGGCACCGCCACGGTCCTGCTCGCCAACGACCCCGACTTCACGGTCGGCACGCGCATGGAGTCCACCGACGAGCTCGGCTTCGCCTCCGGCCAGGGCGACCGCCCGCTGCGCGTGGAACTGCTCAACGGCAAGGCCAAGATCAAGAAGGGCGACCGGCTGGTCACCTTCGGCTCCCAGGCCGACAAGCCGTTCGTGCCCGGCGTGCCCGTCGGCCTGGTCTCCCGCGTCGACCCCTCCGGCGGCGACCTGACCCGCACGATCTACGTCACGCCGTTCGTGTCCTTCTCCAAGCTCGACATCGTCGGTGTCGTCGTCCAGGCCCCGCGCAAGGACCCGCGCGACGAGGTGCTGCCCGCCAAACCCAAGCCCACGCCCACGCCGACCGTGACCGTCACGGTCACGCCCTCCGCGAACGCGCCCGCCGACGGCCTGCAGCAAGAGCAGTAGGAGCTGACTTCCCCATGCGCTTCAACCGAATGCTGCTCTCCGCCACTTTGGTGATCGTTGCCCTGGTCATCCAGGTCAGCGTCCTGGCCCGGCTGCACCTGCCGGGCGCCGTACCGGACCTGCTGCTGCTCACCGTCCTCGGCCTCGCGCTGGTCTACGGCCACGTCGGCGGCGCCCTCGTCGGCTTCGGCGCGGGCCTGCTCGCCGACCTGGCCCCGCCCGCCGACCACGCCGCCGGCCGCTACGCCCTCGTGCTCTGCGTCATCGGCTACCTCGCCGGACTCGCCAAGCCCGACAACGGCCAGCTCAAGTCCGCCACCGGCCCGATGGCCGTCGTGGTGGCCGCCTCGATCGGCTCCACCCTCCTGTACGCGGGAGTGGGCGCCCTCGTCGGCGACACCGCCGCCCGCCATGTGGGCCTCGGCGGTCTGCTGTTCACGGCCGCCCTGTACGACCTGCTGCTCGCGCCGTTCGTGGTCCCCGGCATCATGGCCCTGGCCCGGCGCGCCGAGAACGATCCGCTCGCCGACACCGGGGGGTCCGGCAAGTCGGCCGACGTCGCCGCGGGCTGGATCAGCTCAGGCACCGGCCTGCGCATCGGCAGCCAGCGCGGCGGACTGAGAGTGAAGGCCGCCAAGGCACGGATGGCCCGGGCGGGACGCATCAAGGGGGTCAAGCGACTGTGACCAACATTCCCGAGACCGGCCGGACCCCGCGGGTCCAGATCCGGCTCATCGTCATCCAGATCCTCGTCCTGTCCCTCCTCGGCACCCTCGGCGGACGGCTCTGGTACCTCCAGATCCGCAACGGCGACGAGTACGCCAAGGAGGCGTCGGGCAACCACGTCCAGCAGGTCGTCAGCCCCGCCGTGCGCGGCTCGATCCTGGACGCCCGCGGCGTGCCGATCGCCGACAACGAGACCCGGCTCGTGGTCTCCGCCTCCCGCACCGACCTGCTGAAGATGAAGGACGACGGCGACGCCGTCCTCGCCAAGCTCGCGGACGTCCTCGGCCTGAAGGCCGCGGACGTACGGGACAAGGTCCGGCTGTGCGACGCGAAGACGCCCCAGCCGTGCTGGAACGGCTCGCCCTACCAGCCGATCCCCATCACCGACGAGGCCACGCCCAAGCAGGCCCTGCAGATCCGCGAGCGCGCCGAGGACTTCCCCGGCATCACCGCGGAGCCGCAGGCCGTACGCCGCTACGCCGCCCCCGGCAAGGCCAACACCGCCCAGGTCCTCGGTTACCTCTCGCCCGTCACCGACGAGGAGATCACCAAGGCCGAGGACACCGACTCGCCCTACCTGCGCTCCGACCAGGTCGGCCGCTCGGGCCTTGAGCGCCAGTACGACAAGCAGTTGCGCGGCAAGGCCGGCGTCACCCGCTACGAGGTCGACAACCTCGGCCGGGTCATCGGCCAGGCCGAGAGCGACGAGGCCCAGCCCGGCGCGAACGTCGTCACCAGCATCGACTCCCGCGTCCAGCGCGTCGCCGAGTACGAACTGAACGAGGCGATGAAGGTCGCCCGTACCGAGTTCGACAAGAACACCGGGGAGAACTACAAGGCCGACTCCGGCGCGGTCGTCGTCATGGAGGCCAAGACCGGCCGGGTCGTGTCGATGGCGTCCAACCCGTCCTACGACCCGAACGCCTGGGTCGGCGGGATCTCCGGCAAGGACTACACGAACCTCACCGGCAAGGCCTCCAACTACCCGCTCCTGAACCGCGCGATCCAGGGCCAGTCGGCGCCCGGCTCGATCTTCAAGGTCGTCCCGACGGCCGCCGCCATAAACGCGGGCTACTCCTTCGACGGCCCCTACCAGTGCGGCGCCTCGTACTCCATCGGCGGCCAGGTCTTCAAGAACTTCGAGTCCAAGGGGTACGGCCCGATCAGCCTCGGCCGCGCCCTGGAGGTCTCCTGCGACACCGTCTTCTACAGCCTCTCCCACGAGGAGTGGAAGAAGGACGGCGGCATCAAGCCGAAGAAGAACGCCAAGGACTGGTTCTACAGGACGGCCCACCAGTTCGGCCTCGGCAAGGAGACCGGCATCGACCTGCCGAACGAGGTCACCGGCCGTGTCCCCGACCGCAAGTGGAAGTCGGACTACTGGAAGGCCAACAAGGACGCCTGGTGCAAGTACGGCAAGAAGGGCGGCTCGTACGCGCAGCAGATCGCGTACGAGAACTGCCTCGAAGGCAACCGGATGCGCGCCGGTGACTCCGTCAACTACTCGATCGGCCAGGGCGACACCCTCGTCACGCCGATACAGATGGCGACGATCTACGGGGCCATCTCCAACGGCGGCACGCTGTACAACCCGACCGTCGGCAAGGCGATCGTCAGCGCGGACGGCAAGTCCGTCCAGGAGATCGAGCCGAAGTCGCACGGCAAGCTGCCGATGACGAAGAAGACCCGCGACGCGATAGACGGTGCCCTCGCGGGAGTCGCGACCCGCGGTACGGCCGCCTGGCGGTTCGGCGGCTGGCCGCAGGACGAGATCCCGATGCACGCCAAGACGGGTACGGCCGAGGTCTACGGCAAGCAGACGACCTCGTGGTTCGCCACGTACACCAAGGACTACACGGTCATCATGACCATCTCCCAGGGCGGTACGGGTTCCGGCGCCTCGGGCCCCGCCGTGCGCAAGATCTACAACGCGCTGTACGGGGTCTCCGAGGAAGGCAAGATCGACAAGAAGAAGGCGCTGCTCTACACGCCGCAGAAGAACCTGCCGAAGGTCGAGAAGGACGGGTCGATCGACTCCCCGAAGGCCGAGGAGTACCCGCCCAAGGCGGAGGAGCAGGCCACCGAGGAAGGGCAGCAGCAGGTGGCGTACGACAACCCGGCGGCCACCACGCGGAACCCCGGCACCGGCACCAACCGTGACACCCGCAGGCGCTCGGCGCGCCGCCCGAAGAAGAGGCGGGGGTCGCTCGTATGACCGGCGGAAACGGTTTCTCCGTCTCCGGATACGGGCCCGAACGGGCCAGCTGGACGCGGGTCTTCGCCCGTGACTCACTGGCCCGCAGGCTCGACTGGCCGATACTGTTCGCGGCCCTCGCGCTCTCCTTCGTCGGCGCGGCCCTCGTCTACTCGGCGACCCGCAACCGCACCGAGCTCAACCAGGGCGACCCGTACTACTTCCTGTTCCGGCATCTGCTCAACACGGGCATCGGGTTCGCCCTGATGATCGGCACGGTCTGGCTCGGCCACCGCACCCTGCGCACGGCCGTACCGGTCCTCTACGGACTCTCGCTCCTCCTGGTCCTGCTGGTGCTGACCCCGCTCGGTGCGACCGTCAACGGCGCCCACGCGTGGATCATCATCGGCGGCGGCTTCTCGCTCCAGCCCTCCGAGTTCGTGAAGATCACGATCATCCTGGGCATGGCGATGCTGCTCGCGGCCCGGGTCGACGCGGGCGACAAACCGCATCCCGACCACCGCACGGTCGTGCAGGCGCTCGGCCTCGCCGTCGTACCGATACTGATCGTCCTGCTCATGCCCGACCTCGGTTCGGTCATGGTCATGGTCATCATCGTGCTCGGCGTGCTGCTCGCCTCCGGCGCCTCCAACCGCTGGATCTTCGGTCTCATCGGGGCCGGTGCGCTCGGGGCGATCGCGGTCTGGCAGCTCAAGATCCTCGACGACTACCAGATCGCCCGCTTCGCCGCGTTCGCCAACCCCGCGCTGGACCCGGCGGGCGTCGGCTACAACACCAACCAGGCACGGATCGCGATCGGCTCCGGCGGACTGTTCGGCACGGGCCTCGGCAAGGGTTCGCAGACCACCGGCCAGTTCGTGCCCGAGCAGCAGACCGACTTCGTCTTCACGGTCGCCGGCGAGGAGCTGGGCTTCGTCGGCGCGGGGCTCATCCTGCTCCTGCTCGGCGTCGTCCTGTGGCGCGCCTGCCGCATCGCCCGCGAGACGACGGAGCTGTACGGCACGATCGTCGCCGCCGGGATCATCGCCTGGTTCGCCTTCCAGTCCTTCGAGAACGTCGGCATGACCCTCGGCATCATGCCGGTGGCCGGGCTGCCGCTGCCCTTCGTCTCGTACGGAGGGTCGTCGATGTTCGCCGTGTGGGTAGCGGTGGGGCTGCTGCAGTCGATCAGGGTGCAGCGGCCCATGTCGGCGTAGTCGTTCCACTGGGTTTGGCGTTGCCGGGAAGGGGCGGCCGCAGTTCTGCGGGTGCGGGTCCGTCGTGGCCGGCCGCGCAGTTCCCCGCGCCCCTTACGGTGCTCGGCCGCCCCGCCCCTTACGGGGGGTGGGGTGGTGCATCTAAATTCAGGTCATGGCGGACACCAAGCGCGAGATCGAGCGTAAGTACGAAGCCGATGAGAATGCCGGACTGTCGGATCTGCCGGACCTGACGCGCGTACCCGGCGTCTCGGCCGTCATCGACAAGGGCGTCGCCGAACTCGACGCCGTCTACTACGACACGGCCGACCAGCGCCTCGCCGCCGCGTCGCTCACCCTGCGCCGCCGCACCGGCGGCGACGACGCGGGCTGGCACCTGAAACTCCCCGTCTCCGACGGCGTACGCGACGAGATCCGCGCCCCGCTCTCCGACACCGTGCCCCGCGCCCTTGCCGGACTCGTCCGCTCCCGGGTGCGCGACGCCGAACTCGTCCCCGTCGTGCGGCTGCTGTCCGCCCGCGACGTCCGGCACCTCGTCGACGGATCCGGGGGCCTGCTCGCCGAGGTCAGCGTCGACCGCGTACGGGCCGAGCGGCTCAGCGGCGGCGACGGCACCGCCGAGTGGACCGAGATCGAGGTCGAGCTGGCGGACGACGGCGACCCCGCCTTCCTGGACAAGGTCGAGAAGAAACTCCGCAAGGCCGGAGTCTCCCGCTCCACCTCCGCGTCCAAGCTGGTCAGAGCGTTGGACGAGACGGGCCGCAAGGCGCGCAAGGAGCCCGTCGTGGCGGCGCCGCCCGTCACCGCCGGCGACCACGTCCTCGCCTACGTCCGCGCCCAGCGCGACGCGATCGTCGAACTGGACCCCGCCGTCCGCCGGGACGTCTTCGACGCCGTGCACAGCATGCGGGTCGCCACCCGCAGGCTCCGCAGCACGTTCCGCTCGTACGGCAACGTCCTGGACCGGGGCGTCACCGACCCGCTCCGCGACGAACTGAAATGGCTGGCGGGGGAGCTCGGGGTCGACCGCGACCAGGAGGTCCTGACCGAGCGGCTGACGGCGGCACTGGCCGGACTGCCGCGCCCCCTGCTCGCCGGCCCCGTCCGCGGCCGGCTGCGCACCTGGGCGCACGCCCGCAGGGCCGGCTCCCGGCGCCGCCTGGTCGCGGTCCTCGACGGCGGCCGTTACCTGGACCTCCTCGTCTCCCTCGACGCGCTGCTCGCCACCCCGCCGCTGCGCGGGGCCGCCGCGGACACCACCGGGAAGGCGGTCACCAAGGCCGTGCGCAAGGACTTCGACAAGCTGTCCGCACTGGTCGGGCGGGCCGTCGACCTGCCGCCGGGGGAGGGCCGCGACCTCGCGATCCACGAGGCCCGCAAGAAGACCAAGCGCACCCGTTACGCGGCCGAGCTCGCCACCGCGGTACTGGGCGGGCCCGCGAAGAGCCTGGCGGGCGACATGAAGTCCCTCCAGGGCCTGCTCGGCGAACACCAGGACAGCGTGATGGCCCGGCTCACCCTGCGCGACCTGGCCGCCCAGGCCCACGCGGCGGCGGAGAGCGCCTTCACGTACGGGGTCCTGTACGGCCGGGAGGAGCGCCTCGCGGCCTCGGTGGAGGCCGCGCTGCCGGAGGCATGGGAGACGATCAGGAGCGGGACGAGCGTCTAGGGGGCCTCGGTGGGCCCTCCTCGGTGGCACCCCCTCCCCGGAGGGGCGCGAACGCGTACGGGGCGGACCCCCGGGCACGTTACGCTTGAAAGTCATCCCCTGTCGCTCACAAAGGTTCGCGAGATGTCTGCCGAAACCGCTGTGTCGGTCTTTCCACAGCTCGAAGCTCTGCTCCCGCATGTGCAGAAGCCGATCCAGTACGTCGGTGGAGAGCTCAACTCCACGGTGAAGCCCTGGGAGGAGTGCGACGTCCGCTGGGCGCTCATGTACCCGGACGCGTACGAGGTCGGACTGCCCAACCAGGGCGTCATGATCCTCTACGAGGTCCTGAACGAGCGCGAGGGCGTCCTCGCCGAGCGCACGTACAGCGTCTGGCCGGACCTCGAGGAGCTGATGCGCGAGCACGGCGTCCCGCAGTTCACGGTGGACGCCCACCGGCCCGTGAAGGCCTTCGACGTGTTCGGCCTCTCCTTCTCCACGGAGCTGGGCTACACGAACATGCTGGCGGCGCTCGACCTCGCCGGCATCCCGCTGGAGTCGAAGGACCGCGGTCTCGACGACCCGATCGTGCTGGCCGGCGGCCACGCGGCCTTCAACCCCGAGCCGATCGCCGACTTCATCGACGCGGCGATCATCGGCGACGGCGAGCAGGCCGTGCTCGACATGACCGAGATCATCCGCGCCTGGAAGGCGGAGGGCCGGCCCGGCGGGCGCGAGGAGGTCCTGTTCCGCCTCGCGAAGACCGGCGGTGTGTACATCCCGGCGTTCTACGACGTCGAGTACCTCCCCGACGGCCGTATCGGCCGCATGGTCCCCAACAAGTCGGGCGTCCCGTGGCGCGTGTCCAAGCACACCGTCATGGACCTGGACGAGTGGCCGTACCCGAAGCAGCCCCTCGTGCCGCTCGCCGAGACCGTCCACGAGCGCATGTCGGTGGAGATCTTCCGCGGCTGCACCCGCGGCTGCCGCTTCTGCCAGGCGGGCATGATCACCCGCCCCGTCCGCGAGCGCT
This sequence is a window from Streptomyces ortus. Protein-coding genes within it:
- the mreC gene encoding rod shape-determining protein MreC; the protein is MRDTRESRLLLVLLIAIAFALITVDIRGGEDSPVDGARRGAATVFGPIEDGVSTAVDPVGNAIQAVKDSGDRHDRVTRLERDNAELKAKLGSDDRNRSRSAQLDKMLKTAGAGQYGIKGAEVIAIGAAQGFSWTVTIDVGANDGIKRDMTVLNGDGLVGRVTTVGPGTATVLLANDPDFTVGTRMESTDELGFASGQGDRPLRVELLNGKAKIKKGDRLVTFGSQADKPFVPGVPVGLVSRVDPSGGDLTRTIYVTPFVSFSKLDIVGVVVQAPRKDPRDEVLPAKPKPTPTPTVTVTVTPSANAPADGLQQEQ
- the mreD gene encoding rod shape-determining protein MreD, producing MRFNRMLLSATLVIVALVIQVSVLARLHLPGAVPDLLLLTVLGLALVYGHVGGALVGFGAGLLADLAPPADHAAGRYALVLCVIGYLAGLAKPDNGQLKSATGPMAVVVAASIGSTLLYAGVGALVGDTAARHVGLGGLLFTAALYDLLLAPFVVPGIMALARRAENDPLADTGGSGKSADVAAGWISSGTGLRIGSQRGGLRVKAAKARMARAGRIKGVKRL
- the mrdA gene encoding penicillin-binding protein 2 — encoded protein: MTNIPETGRTPRVQIRLIVIQILVLSLLGTLGGRLWYLQIRNGDEYAKEASGNHVQQVVSPAVRGSILDARGVPIADNETRLVVSASRTDLLKMKDDGDAVLAKLADVLGLKAADVRDKVRLCDAKTPQPCWNGSPYQPIPITDEATPKQALQIRERAEDFPGITAEPQAVRRYAAPGKANTAQVLGYLSPVTDEEITKAEDTDSPYLRSDQVGRSGLERQYDKQLRGKAGVTRYEVDNLGRVIGQAESDEAQPGANVVTSIDSRVQRVAEYELNEAMKVARTEFDKNTGENYKADSGAVVVMEAKTGRVVSMASNPSYDPNAWVGGISGKDYTNLTGKASNYPLLNRAIQGQSAPGSIFKVVPTAAAINAGYSFDGPYQCGASYSIGGQVFKNFESKGYGPISLGRALEVSCDTVFYSLSHEEWKKDGGIKPKKNAKDWFYRTAHQFGLGKETGIDLPNEVTGRVPDRKWKSDYWKANKDAWCKYGKKGGSYAQQIAYENCLEGNRMRAGDSVNYSIGQGDTLVTPIQMATIYGAISNGGTLYNPTVGKAIVSADGKSVQEIEPKSHGKLPMTKKTRDAIDGALAGVATRGTAAWRFGGWPQDEIPMHAKTGTAEVYGKQTTSWFATYTKDYTVIMTISQGGTGSGASGPAVRKIYNALYGVSEEGKIDKKKALLYTPQKNLPKVEKDGSIDSPKAEEYPPKAEEQATEEGQQQVAYDNPAATTRNPGTGTNRDTRRRSARRPKKRRGSLV
- the rodA gene encoding rod shape-determining protein RodA → MTGGNGFSVSGYGPERASWTRVFARDSLARRLDWPILFAALALSFVGAALVYSATRNRTELNQGDPYYFLFRHLLNTGIGFALMIGTVWLGHRTLRTAVPVLYGLSLLLVLLVLTPLGATVNGAHAWIIIGGGFSLQPSEFVKITIILGMAMLLAARVDAGDKPHPDHRTVVQALGLAVVPILIVLLMPDLGSVMVMVIIVLGVLLASGASNRWIFGLIGAGALGAIAVWQLKILDDYQIARFAAFANPALDPAGVGYNTNQARIAIGSGGLFGTGLGKGSQTTGQFVPEQQTDFVFTVAGEELGFVGAGLILLLLGVVLWRACRIARETTELYGTIVAAGIIAWFAFQSFENVGMTLGIMPVAGLPLPFVSYGGSSMFAVWVAVGLLQSIRVQRPMSA
- a CDS encoding CYTH and CHAD domain-containing protein, which gives rise to MADTKREIERKYEADENAGLSDLPDLTRVPGVSAVIDKGVAELDAVYYDTADQRLAAASLTLRRRTGGDDAGWHLKLPVSDGVRDEIRAPLSDTVPRALAGLVRSRVRDAELVPVVRLLSARDVRHLVDGSGGLLAEVSVDRVRAERLSGGDGTAEWTEIEVELADDGDPAFLDKVEKKLRKAGVSRSTSASKLVRALDETGRKARKEPVVAAPPVTAGDHVLAYVRAQRDAIVELDPAVRRDVFDAVHSMRVATRRLRSTFRSYGNVLDRGVTDPLRDELKWLAGELGVDRDQEVLTERLTAALAGLPRPLLAGPVRGRLRTWAHARRAGSRRRLVAVLDGGRYLDLLVSLDALLATPPLRGAAADTTGKAVTKAVRKDFDKLSALVGRAVDLPPGEGRDLAIHEARKKTKRTRYAAELATAVLGGPAKSLAGDMKSLQGLLGEHQDSVMARLTLRDLAAQAHAAAESAFTYGVLYGREERLAASVEAALPEAWETIRSGTSV